In Flavobacterium sp. N3904, one DNA window encodes the following:
- a CDS encoding YraN family protein — translation MAAHNELGKLGEDLAVEYLKKNGYTILNTNWTFQKAEIDIIAQIENTLAIVEVKTRSSLEFGLPQDFVKPKKIQLLVKAVDAYVIEKDLDIDVRFDIIAIHPEGKSFAIEHLIDAFFYF, via the coding sequence ATGGCCGCACACAACGAACTTGGAAAACTGGGAGAAGATCTTGCCGTGGAGTACCTCAAAAAAAACGGCTACACTATTCTGAACACCAACTGGACGTTTCAGAAAGCTGAAATTGACATTATTGCCCAAATAGAAAACACACTTGCCATTGTGGAGGTCAAAACCCGTTCATCCCTCGAGTTTGGTTTGCCTCAAGATTTTGTAAAGCCAAAAAAAATCCAACTTTTGGTAAAAGCCGTAGATGCCTACGTAATCGAGAAAGATCTGGATATTGACGTGCGTTTCGATATCATTGCCATCCATCCAGAGGGTAAATCCTTTGCAATTGAACACCTTATCGATGCTTTTTTTTATTTTTAA
- a CDS encoding S66 peptidase family protein translates to MITPPYLQKGDTIAIVATARKNVDDNLKPTIDLLHSWGLEVVIGSTIGLDLNQLAGTDEQRAADFQHQLDNPNIKAIWCARGGYGTVRMIDLLDFTKFKQHPKWIVGFSDVTVLHNHLNTMGYKSIHGTMPVSVERTAPESIETLKTALFGKPLEYQIDPFSMNRFGKATGELVGGNLSILYSLLGSKSAINCTDKILFIEDLDEYLYHIDRMMMNLKRNGCLESIKGIIVGGMTKMKDNDIPWGKNANEIVQDVTQKYNIPILYNFPAGHVHDNRALIMGNIVSMDVNENCNTVIFAP, encoded by the coding sequence ATGATTACACCACCTTATTTGCAAAAAGGAGATACTATTGCCATTGTGGCGACGGCCAGAAAAAATGTCGATGACAATTTAAAACCAACCATTGACTTACTACATTCGTGGGGTTTGGAAGTTGTTATTGGAAGCACAATAGGTTTAGACCTTAATCAATTGGCAGGAACAGATGAACAACGTGCTGCCGATTTTCAGCATCAATTGGACAATCCAAATATAAAAGCAATTTGGTGTGCCCGTGGCGGTTATGGAACAGTGCGCATGATCGATTTATTGGATTTTACCAAATTTAAACAGCACCCAAAATGGATTGTGGGTTTTAGTGATGTCACAGTTTTGCACAATCATCTCAACACAATGGGATACAAATCCATTCATGGAACCATGCCAGTAAGTGTCGAAAGAACGGCACCCGAATCTATAGAAACTTTGAAAACGGCCTTATTTGGAAAACCTTTGGAATACCAAATTGATCCGTTTTCGATGAATCGTTTTGGGAAAGCAACAGGAGAATTAGTCGGCGGAAATTTATCCATTCTATACAGTTTATTGGGTTCAAAATCGGCTATCAATTGTACCGATAAAATTTTATTTATCGAAGATCTGGACGAATATCTTTATCATATTGATCGCATGATGATGAATCTGAAACGCAATGGCTGTCTCGAAAGCATCAAGGGAATTATTGTGGGAGGAATGACCAAAATGAAAGACAACGACATTCCCTGGGGAAAAAATGCCAATGAAATTGTTCAAGATGTCACCCAAAAATACAATATTCCTATTCTATACAATTTCCCTGCAGGACACGTTCACGACAACAGAGCCCTGATTATGGGCAACATTGTGAGTATGGATGTCAACGAAAATTGCAATACGGTGATTTTTGCCCCCTAA
- a CDS encoding endonuclease/exonuclease/phosphatase family protein — protein MIRKVLSSLFVFLLLFKGHAQNKSFVIHTVAFYNFENCFDTINDPETNDEEWTPTGDQHWNTKKYQQKLENLARVLSEIGTSANPNSPTFIGGAEIENQGVLEDLIRQPKMIDKDYGIIHFDSPDKRGIDVALLYQKKQFQPTSYANIPLYVYKGEQPIKETSKADSQEDLETEDLIQLNTKNYRVYTRDQLLVTGFLNGEEIHIIVNHWPSRSGGEKKTSPFREAAGTLNRKIIDSLQHINPNAKIITMGDLNDSPFNNSVKIALGAKGKIQDVGEFGIYNPFEEMANKGLGTIAFRDSWDIFDQVMVSGSLLQKDYNTFQYWKAGIYNKPFLIQKSGKYKGYPLRHSLTEIGFSDHFPVYIYLIKEKK, from the coding sequence ATGATTAGAAAAGTACTTTCTTCCCTATTTGTGTTTCTTTTGTTGTTCAAAGGCCATGCACAAAACAAATCTTTTGTCATTCATACAGTGGCTTTCTACAATTTTGAAAACTGTTTTGACACCATTAATGATCCCGAGACCAATGACGAGGAGTGGACACCAACTGGAGATCAACATTGGAACACTAAAAAATACCAGCAAAAACTAGAAAATTTAGCTAGGGTTTTATCTGAAATTGGGACTTCGGCAAATCCCAATTCCCCAACATTCATAGGTGGTGCCGAAATTGAAAACCAAGGGGTTTTGGAAGATTTGATCAGGCAACCCAAAATGATTGACAAGGATTATGGAATTATCCACTTTGATTCACCCGACAAACGAGGGATAGACGTCGCCTTACTGTATCAAAAGAAGCAATTTCAGCCGACGAGTTATGCTAATATTCCATTGTATGTATATAAAGGGGAGCAACCCATTAAAGAAACTTCAAAAGCAGATTCTCAAGAGGATTTGGAAACTGAAGATCTAATACAACTCAACACCAAAAATTATCGGGTTTACACCAGAGATCAGTTGCTGGTAACGGGTTTTTTGAATGGGGAAGAGATTCATATTATTGTCAATCACTGGCCATCCCGTTCTGGAGGAGAAAAGAAAACAAGCCCGTTTCGCGAGGCAGCGGGAACCTTAAACAGAAAAATTATTGATTCGCTGCAACACATCAATCCAAATGCCAAGATAATTACGATGGGTGATTTAAACGATAGCCCTTTCAATAATAGCGTAAAAATTGCTCTGGGTGCTAAAGGAAAAATTCAGGATGTTGGGGAATTTGGAATTTACAACCCATTCGAAGAAATGGCCAACAAAGGATTGGGAACGATTGCTTTTCGGGATTCTTGGGATATTTTTGACCAAGTTATGGTTTCGGGTTCGCTGTTGCAAAAGGATTACAACACGTTCCAATATTGGAAAGCGGGGATCTACAACAAACCTTTCTTAATCCAAAAAAGCGGTAAATACAAGGGGTATCCGTTGCGGCATTCACTTACCGAAATTGGTTTTAGCGACCACTTTCCGGTTTATATTTATTTGATAAAAGAAAAAAAGTAA
- a CDS encoding MBL fold metallo-hydrolase has product MTSINRYFIGLFLISIQMLAQKAAFDVVPLGVKGGIDEKNLSAYLVAPINTHDYICLDAGTINAGIEKAISNKVFKVSTSEVLRKYIKGYFISHAHLDHVSGLIINSPADSSKTVYATKKCMEMMEKHYFNGETWANFGDEGMGFQLKKYHFQTLGIGEQTKITNTSMTVEAFPLSHGNPFESTAFLVQNGNDAILYLGDTGPDSVEKSNDLSELWKAVAPLLQQKKLRGIFIEVSFPSEQPDTSLFGHLTPNHLMRELHKLEELAGKGALKNFKIIITHMKPPTKNSIKIKEQLQKQNDLGVQLLFPEQGKRFEL; this is encoded by the coding sequence CAATACAAATGTTGGCACAAAAAGCGGCTTTTGATGTAGTCCCTTTGGGTGTAAAGGGAGGAATAGACGAAAAAAATCTCTCGGCTTATTTGGTGGCTCCGATCAATACTCATGATTATATCTGTCTCGATGCGGGAACTATAAACGCAGGGATTGAAAAAGCAATTTCGAATAAAGTTTTTAAGGTTTCAACAAGTGAAGTTTTAAGGAAATACATAAAAGGCTATTTTATTTCCCATGCTCATCTCGATCATGTTTCGGGTTTGATTATTAACTCACCTGCAGATTCTTCCAAAACGGTTTATGCCACCAAAAAGTGTATGGAAATGATGGAAAAGCATTATTTTAATGGAGAAACTTGGGCTAATTTTGGAGATGAAGGTATGGGTTTTCAGTTAAAAAAATATCATTTTCAAACCCTAGGTATTGGAGAACAAACCAAAATCACCAATACCTCTATGACTGTGGAAGCATTTCCGTTAAGTCATGGAAATCCTTTTGAAAGCACGGCCTTTTTAGTACAAAATGGAAATGATGCTATTTTATATCTTGGTGACACAGGTCCTGATTCGGTTGAAAAAAGCAATGATCTAAGTGAATTGTGGAAAGCTGTCGCTCCTTTGCTTCAGCAAAAAAAATTGAGAGGAATTTTTATCGAAGTTTCATTTCCAAGCGAACAACCAGACACCTCTTTATTTGGACATTTAACTCCCAATCATTTAATGAGAGAACTCCACAAACTGGAAGAATTGGCTGGAAAAGGAGCTTTGAAGAATTTCAAAATTATTATTACCCACATGAAACCACCAACCAAAAATAGTATAAAAATTAAAGAGCAATTGCAAAAACAAAATGATCTTGGAGTACAACTTCTATTCCCGGAACAAGGGAAACGTTTTGAATTATAA